A window of the Vibrio pomeroyi genome harbors these coding sequences:
- the zapB gene encoding cell division protein ZapB: protein MSFEVLEQLEAKIQTAVDTIALLQMEVEELKEEKQALATEAGELKASRHELEQKTQQMQEEHSAWQDRIRNLLGKMDEVE from the coding sequence ATGTCTTTTGAAGTACTAGAGCAGCTAGAAGCAAAAATTCAAACAGCAGTAGATACAATTGCACTTCTTCAAATGGAAGTGGAAGAGCTTAAAGAAGAGAAACAAGCACTAGCAACTGAAGCTGGTGAGCTTAAAGCAAGCCGTCACGAGCTAGAGCAAAAAACTCAGCAGATGCAAGAAGAGCATTCAGCATGGCAAGATCGCATCCGTAACCTTCTTGGTAAAATGGATGAAGTAGAGTAA
- the glpX gene encoding class II fructose-bisphosphatase, whose protein sequence is MKRDLAMSFSRVTEGAALAGYKWLGRGDKNAADGAAVEVMRSLLNKTEISGEIVIGEGEIDDAPMLYIGENVGVGGDAVDIAVDPIEGTRMTAMGQSNALAVLAAGEKGSFLKAPDMYMEKLVVGPGAKGVIDLELPLKENLENIAKALGKTLDTLVVTTLAKPRHDQVIADMQAMGVRVFAVPDGDVAASILTCMPDSEVDVMYCIGGAPEGVVSAAVIRALDGDMHGRLLPRHEVKGDTEENRKHGELELERCAEMGVTAGIVLKMEDMARSDNVVFSATGITKGDLLEGISRQGNIATTETLLIRGRCRTIRRIKSIHYLERKDPEVVGHIL, encoded by the coding sequence ATGAAACGCGATTTAGCAATGTCATTCTCTCGTGTCACAGAAGGTGCAGCACTAGCTGGTTACAAGTGGCTTGGCCGTGGCGACAAAAACGCTGCAGATGGCGCTGCTGTAGAAGTAATGCGTAGCCTACTTAACAAAACCGAAATCAGCGGTGAGATTGTTATTGGCGAAGGTGAAATCGATGATGCACCTATGCTATACATCGGCGAAAACGTAGGTGTGGGCGGCGATGCTGTCGATATCGCCGTTGACCCAATTGAAGGGACACGCATGACAGCAATGGGCCAATCAAATGCATTGGCAGTATTGGCTGCAGGCGAAAAAGGCAGCTTCCTTAAAGCACCTGATATGTACATGGAAAAGCTAGTTGTAGGCCCGGGCGCTAAAGGCGTTATCGACCTAGAACTGCCACTGAAAGAAAACCTAGAAAACATTGCTAAGGCTCTGGGCAAAACACTGGATACACTGGTTGTAACGACACTGGCTAAGCCACGTCACGATCAAGTTATCGCCGACATGCAAGCTATGGGCGTTCGTGTATTCGCAGTGCCAGATGGTGATGTTGCGGCTTCTATCCTAACCTGTATGCCAGACAGCGAAGTAGACGTAATGTACTGCATCGGCGGCGCACCTGAAGGTGTGGTTTCTGCTGCTGTTATTCGCGCACTTGACGGTGATATGCACGGTCGTCTGCTTCCTCGTCACGAAGTCAAAGGCGACACAGAAGAGAACCGCAAACACGGTGAACTTGAACTAGAGCGTTGTGCCGAAATGGGCGTAACAGCTGGTATAGTGTTGAAGATGGAAGACATGGCTCGCAGCGACAACGTTGTATTCTCAGCAACAGGCATCACTAAGGGTGACTTGCTAGAAGGCATTTCTCGTCAAGGCAATATCGCGACAACAGAAACGCTGCTTATCCGTGGCCGCTGCCGCACGATTCGCCGCATCAAATCAATCCACTACCTAGAGCGTAAAGATCCTGAAGTAGTGGGTCACATCCTGTAA
- the hslV gene encoding ATP-dependent protease subunit HslV — MTTIVSVRRNNKVVIAGDGQVSLGNTVMKGNARKVRRLYNNKVLAGFAGGTADAFTLFEKFESKLQMHQGHLTKAAVELAKDWRSDRALRKLEALLAVADETASLIITGNGDVVQPENDLIAIGSGGNYAQAAAIALLENTDLDAREIAEKSLNIAGDICVFTNHHHTVEELESTVELPKPE, encoded by the coding sequence GTGACTACCATAGTATCTGTACGTCGTAATAATAAAGTCGTCATCGCGGGTGATGGACAAGTATCTCTAGGCAATACTGTAATGAAGGGCAATGCCCGCAAAGTACGTCGCCTATACAACAACAAAGTACTGGCAGGTTTTGCTGGCGGTACCGCTGATGCTTTCACGCTATTCGAAAAATTTGAAAGCAAGCTACAAATGCACCAAGGCCACCTAACCAAAGCTGCCGTTGAGCTGGCGAAGGATTGGCGTAGCGACCGTGCTCTACGTAAGTTAGAAGCACTGCTTGCAGTAGCGGATGAAACCGCTTCACTGATCATTACTGGTAACGGTGACGTAGTTCAACCAGAGAACGACCTGATTGCTATCGGTTCGGGTGGTAACTATGCACAAGCCGCTGCTATCGCGTTACTAGAAAATACTGATTTAGATGCGCGTGAAATCGCAGAGAAGTCGCTGAATATTGCTGGCGATATCTGTGTGTTCACCAACCATCACCACACTGTTGAAGAGCTAGAAAGCACTGTTGAGCTGCCAAAGCCAGAGTAA
- a CDS encoding 1,4-dihydroxy-2-naphthoate polyprenyltransferase — protein MKQSLLIWLDAARPKTLPLALVSILTGSSLAFASDQFSLSIALLAFLTATLLQILSNLANDYGDAIKGTDNENRLGPTRAMQSGAVTAKTMKQAIILNIVFTMIAGLILIFHALTSIESILSFIALGVLAIVAAIAYTVGNKPYGYIGLGDLSVFIFFGLLGVSGTYFLHTGHVEPSLFLPALGCGLMAVAVLNINNMRDIENDSECGKRTMAVRLGQRKAKHYHFALLGLALVSFAIYLLIQEKPVWISLPFLLSIVIVYKHGKAVWETEKPAQIAPMMPVIVKCSLVTNLLFAGVVVAQTLLS, from the coding sequence ATGAAACAATCTCTACTGATTTGGCTTGATGCCGCACGACCGAAAACTCTGCCTCTCGCACTCGTCTCTATTCTTACAGGAAGTAGTTTAGCGTTCGCCAGCGATCAGTTTTCTTTATCGATAGCACTACTGGCTTTTTTAACCGCCACCCTATTACAAATTCTGTCGAACCTAGCCAATGACTACGGTGATGCAATAAAAGGCACAGACAACGAAAACCGTCTGGGTCCAACACGTGCGATGCAGTCTGGCGCGGTCACCGCTAAAACCATGAAGCAAGCCATCATCCTCAACATCGTGTTTACCATGATTGCTGGACTGATTCTGATTTTTCATGCGCTGACCTCAATTGAAAGTATCTTATCTTTCATCGCATTAGGCGTATTAGCGATTGTGGCAGCCATTGCTTACACCGTGGGTAATAAGCCTTATGGTTACATTGGCCTTGGCGACTTGTCGGTATTTATCTTCTTTGGTTTGTTAGGCGTATCGGGGACTTACTTCCTACACACAGGTCATGTTGAACCAAGCCTATTCCTTCCTGCATTGGGCTGTGGTTTGATGGCGGTTGCGGTACTTAATATCAACAACATGCGTGACATCGAAAACGACAGTGAATGTGGCAAACGCACCATGGCAGTTCGCCTTGGCCAGCGTAAAGCCAAACACTACCACTTTGCGCTGCTTGGTTTAGCCCTTGTCTCTTTTGCTATTTACCTACTGATTCAAGAAAAGCCAGTCTGGATCAGCCTGCCGTTTTTACTGAGTATTGTGATTGTTTACAAGCATGGCAAGGCAGTTTGGGAAACAGAGAAACCAGCACAGATCGCGCCAATGATGCCTGTAATTGTGAAATGCTCATTGGTCACTAACCTATTGTTTGCAGGGGTTGTCGTAGCTCAAACTCTATTGAGTTAA
- the rraA gene encoding ribonuclease E activity regulator RraA translates to MEYNTSALCDIYLDQVDVVEPMFSNFGGRASFAGQITTLKCFEDNALIRSVLEQDGLGRVLLIDGGGSLRKALIDAEMALLAEDNEWEGIVVYGCVREVDELEDMNLGIQALASIPVGASQEGVGEIDVPVNFGSVTFLPEDYLYADNTGIILSAEPLDVELDLDVEEEVE, encoded by the coding sequence ATGGAATACAACACTTCAGCACTGTGCGACATATATTTGGATCAAGTTGATGTCGTGGAGCCAATGTTCAGCAACTTCGGTGGACGTGCATCCTTCGCAGGACAGATCACGACATTAAAGTGCTTTGAAGACAACGCCTTGATTCGCTCGGTATTAGAGCAAGATGGTCTAGGACGTGTGTTGTTAATCGATGGCGGCGGCTCACTGCGTAAAGCGCTGATCGACGCTGAGATGGCCTTACTTGCCGAAGACAATGAGTGGGAAGGGATTGTGGTGTACGGCTGCGTTCGCGAAGTCGATGAACTTGAAGACATGAACCTAGGCATCCAAGCCCTAGCTTCTATTCCGGTTGGTGCAAGCCAAGAAGGTGTCGGTGAGATAGACGTACCAGTGAACTTTGGCAGCGTGACCTTCTTACCGGAAGATTATCTCTACGCCGATAACACCGGCATTATTCTTTCGGCTGAGCCTTTGGATGTTGAGCTTGATTTGGATGTTGAAGAAGAGGTTGAGTAA
- the hslU gene encoding HslU--HslV peptidase ATPase subunit, which translates to MSEMTPREIVHELNRHIIGQDNAKRSVAIALRNRWRRMQLEESLRVEVSPKNILMIGPTGVGKTEIARRLAKLANAPFIKVEATKFTEVGYVGKEVETIIRDLTDVAIKMTHQQAMEKVQYRAEEQAEERILDALLPPARDAWGQNEQSNEDATSSNTRQIFRKKLREGKLDDKEIEVDVAAPQMGVEIMSPPGMEEMTNQLQGMFQNLAGDTKKKRKMKIKDAFKALTEEEASKLVNQEELKENAIFNAENNGIVFIDEIDKICKRGDSSGPDVSREGVQRDLLPLIEGSTVSTKHGMVKTDHILFITSGAFQVAKPSDLIPELQGRLPIRVELEALSANDFKRILTEPKASLTEQYIALMKTEDVSIEFTEDGINQIADAAWRVNETTENIGARRLHTVMERLMDEISFDATDKAGSKLVIDEAYVTAKLGEFVEDEDLSRFIL; encoded by the coding sequence ATGTCTGAGATGACTCCTCGCGAAATCGTTCACGAACTCAATCGCCACATTATCGGCCAAGACAACGCTAAGCGTTCAGTGGCTATCGCACTGCGTAACCGCTGGCGTCGTATGCAGCTTGAAGAAAGCCTGCGTGTTGAAGTATCACCAAAGAACATCCTGATGATCGGTCCAACCGGTGTTGGTAAAACAGAAATTGCTCGTCGCCTAGCGAAACTAGCAAACGCGCCTTTCATCAAGGTAGAAGCGACTAAGTTCACCGAAGTGGGCTACGTGGGTAAAGAAGTTGAAACCATCATCCGTGACCTAACGGACGTTGCGATCAAGATGACGCACCAACAAGCGATGGAAAAAGTACAATACCGCGCTGAAGAACAAGCTGAAGAACGCATTCTTGATGCCCTACTGCCACCAGCGCGCGATGCTTGGGGCCAGAACGAGCAATCAAACGAAGATGCTACCTCTTCAAACACTCGTCAGATTTTCCGCAAAAAACTGCGTGAAGGTAAGCTAGACGATAAAGAGATCGAAGTTGATGTAGCAGCACCGCAAATGGGCGTTGAAATCATGTCACCTCCTGGCATGGAAGAGATGACCAACCAGCTACAAGGCATGTTCCAAAACCTAGCGGGCGACACCAAGAAAAAGCGTAAGATGAAAATTAAAGACGCATTCAAAGCACTAACGGAAGAAGAAGCTTCGAAGCTTGTGAACCAAGAAGAGCTAAAAGAGAACGCGATCTTCAACGCTGAAAACAACGGCATCGTATTCATCGATGAGATCGACAAAATCTGTAAGCGTGGCGACAGCTCAGGCCCAGACGTATCTCGCGAAGGTGTTCAACGTGACCTACTGCCTCTTATCGAAGGTAGCACAGTATCAACTAAGCACGGCATGGTGAAAACGGACCACATCTTGTTTATCACATCAGGCGCATTCCAAGTGGCTAAGCCATCTGACCTGATCCCTGAGCTACAAGGTCGTCTGCCAATTCGTGTAGAACTTGAAGCGCTTTCAGCGAATGACTTCAAACGTATCCTGACTGAACCAAAAGCATCTCTAACAGAGCAATACATTGCCCTGATGAAAACAGAAGATGTGAGCATTGAGTTCACTGAAGATGGCATCAACCAGATTGCTGACGCTGCATGGCGTGTGAACGAAACCACTGAAAACATCGGTGCACGTCGTCTACACACTGTGATGGAACGCCTGATGGATGAGATTTCATTCGACGCAACAGACAAGGCTGGCAGCAAGCTAGTGATTGATGAAGCTTACGTAACAGCGAAGCTTGGTGAGTTCGTTGAAGACGAAGACCTAAGCCGCTTCATCCTGTAG